The Syntrophales bacterium genome contains a region encoding:
- a CDS encoding class I SAM-dependent methyltransferase, translating to MNIKVDADWWKTMFDEVYLLTDARSVCDEDITCREVDLICELLPIQPEHRVLDLCGGHGRHSLELCARGFTGCTLLDYSGYLIDHAREHAAKYNYNMDFIQADARCTRLPDESFDHVLIMGNSLGYIPEPAADRQILEEACRILSPDGWLLIDVTDGTVVKESFNPNAWHEIIEDIVVCRQRKMEKNTVYAREIVLSKQEGLIRDCTYSIRLYESEDLVLLLKQVGFESIRVYTDFSPHRYKGDYGFMNHRMLAVGRKS from the coding sequence ATGAACATCAAGGTAGATGCTGACTGGTGGAAAACCATGTTTGATGAGGTCTATCTCCTTACCGATGCCCGTTCGGTCTGTGACGAAGACATCACATGCCGTGAAGTCGATCTCATTTGTGAGCTGCTACCGATCCAGCCTGAACACAGGGTTTTGGATCTCTGCGGCGGCCACGGACGCCACAGCCTGGAATTGTGTGCCCGAGGGTTTACCGGGTGTACCCTGCTGGACTATTCTGGCTATCTTATTGATCACGCCAGGGAGCATGCCGCAAAGTACAATTACAATATGGATTTTATACAAGCCGACGCGAGATGTACCAGACTCCCCGACGAAAGCTTTGACCACGTTCTCATTATGGGTAATTCCCTCGGTTATATCCCGGAACCTGCTGCCGACAGACAAATTCTGGAAGAGGCATGCCGTATCCTCTCCCCTGACGGCTGGCTGCTGATTGATGTGACTGATGGAACCGTAGTTAAGGAATCTTTCAATCCTAACGCCTGGCATGAGATCATTGAGGATATTGTGGTCTGCCGACAGCGCAAAATGGAGAAAAATACTGTATATGCCCGTGAGATCGTTCTGAGCAAACAGGAGGGCTTGATCCGCGACTGCACTTACTCGATACGTCTTTATGAATCCGAGGATCTTGTGTTATTGCTGAAACAGGTCGGGTTCGAGAGCATCAGAGTTTATACCGACTTTTCTCCCCACCGGTATAAAGGTGATTATGGTTTCATGAACCATCGCATGCTTGCCGTGGGTCGAAAGTCCTGA
- a CDS encoding RDD family protein encodes MVNKDDFEYAGFWIRVWASIIDTILILIITMPILLSVYGTGYFDSDKIIQWPLDFFVSWVFPAIAVIFFWIYKSATPGKMAISSKIVNAHTGEKPSVGQFVGRYFAYFISGIPLGLGIIWIAFDKRKQGWHDKLAGTVVIRRKNREPEPVRFKS; translated from the coding sequence ATGGTAAACAAGGATGATTTTGAATACGCTGGTTTTTGGATTCGTGTTTGGGCAAGCATTATAGACACTATTTTAATTCTTATAATAACGATGCCCATTCTTTTATCGGTTTATGGGACAGGATATTTTGATTCAGATAAGATCATTCAATGGCCATTGGACTTTTTTGTTTCTTGGGTTTTCCCGGCAATTGCCGTGATCTTTTTTTGGATTTATAAATCAGCAACTCCAGGAAAAATGGCAATATCATCAAAAATCGTAAATGCGCATACGGGAGAAAAACCTTCTGTAGGGCAGTTTGTTGGACGCTACTTTGCCTACTTCATTTCCGGTATTCCATTAGGACTTGGAATCATTTGGATAGCATTCGATAAAAGGAAACAAGGGTGGCACGACAAGTTGGCTGGAACTGTCGTAATTCGTAGAAAGAATAGAGAACCAGAACCAGTCAGATTTAAAAGTTAA
- a CDS encoding tyrosine-type recombinase/integrase — protein HVSVHTLRHSYATHLLEAGVNIRAIQRYLGHAQLETTMVYLHLTSKGQENAFGIINDVMKGLDHGSYR, from the coding sequence GCATGTCTCAGTTCATACCCTGCGCCACTCATACGCTACGCATCTCCTTGAAGCAGGCGTTAATATCCGCGCTATCCAACGCTACCTGGGGCACGCCCAGTTGGAAACCACCATGGTCTATCTGCATCTGACCAGCAAAGGCCAGGAAAACGCCTTCGGCATTATCAACGATGTAATGAAAGGACTCGACCATGGGAGCTATCGCTGA
- a CDS encoding MmcB family DNA repair protein, giving the protein MYRVDIQNKKLIEIPATSYSELNLRERFDIQEWIADTPEILGEPLLIIAKELVLPSGRRLDLLAVDKEGALAIIELKRDNSGADVEWQAIKYASYCSSFSDDEIYKHFAEYLGTDGDDAQVKIEGFINCEPEDLNQRQRIILVAKEFHSEVISAVLWLRESEIDIECIRLTPYFDQNGELFINPEIIIPLPEAKDYIQKKESKQKEQKQPGKSSFSLEKSNLEPAELKDRIVESLTRPSDLTPRFRAFLEIISQEDRIYNRDEVKQGLSEAGVGNDIGQSGRYLSNISQFLTKKSNPHLRQAIEFETGGTHGETKDNYHVISGYRDLIQQALEETSREVSKEPQANKLVQPTS; this is encoded by the coding sequence ATGTATAGAGTCGATATCCAGAACAAGAAACTGATTGAGATCCCCGCAACATCCTACAGTGAACTCAACCTGAGGGAGCGTTTTGACATCCAAGAGTGGATAGCAGACACACCGGAAATACTTGGCGAGCCACTGCTGATAATTGCGAAGGAACTGGTGCTTCCGTCTGGACGCCGTCTTGATTTGCTTGCTGTGGATAAAGAGGGAGCATTGGCCATCATCGAGTTGAAACGAGATAACTCCGGTGCTGATGTCGAGTGGCAGGCGATCAAGTATGCTTCTTACTGTTCCAGTTTCTCTGACGACGAAATCTATAAGCATTTTGCGGAATATCTTGGTACGGACGGCGACGATGCTCAGGTCAAAATTGAGGGATTTATCAACTGTGAACCAGAAGATCTGAACCAGCGTCAAAGGATAATTTTGGTTGCAAAGGAATTTCACTCCGAGGTTATCTCTGCCGTGCTGTGGCTTCGTGAGTCAGAGATAGATATCGAATGTATCCGGTTGACCCCCTATTTCGATCAGAATGGTGAACTTTTTATTAATCCCGAAATAATTATTCCGCTCCCGGAAGCAAAAGACTACATCCAGAAGAAGGAAAGCAAACAGAAAGAACAGAAACAACCAGGCAAAAGTTCGTTTTCACTTGAAAAATCAAATTTGGAGCCAGCCGAGCTAAAGGATCGAATCGTTGAATCACTTACCCGCCCCAGCGATCTTACTCCGCGCTTCCGAGCCTTCCTGGAGATAATCAGCCAAGAGGATCGAATCTACAACCGAGATGAAGTAAAGCAAGGGCTGTCTGAGGCTGGCGTGGGGAACGATATCGGCCAAAGTGGTCGATACCTTAGCAATATCTCTCAGTTTTTGACCAAGAAATCAAATCCGCACCTCCGGCAGGCAATCGAATTCGAGACAGGTGGGACCCATGGTGAGACAAAGGACAATTACCATGTTATTTCCGGATATCGTGACTTAATTCAACAGGCTTTGGAAGAGACATCACGAGAAGTATCAAAAGAGCCGCAGGCCAACAAGTTGGTCCAGCCGACCTCGTAA
- a CDS encoding transposase yields MGAIADIFREHGPEYLETYQESIPSNHRKVIKGIINCRTEVCGVNVYSCKQCNKPTIVFRSCGNRHCPTCQNHKARQWLERQLNRELPGHHFMVTFTVPRQLRRFMRSHQRIAYSALFAASSTSLKKLSADEKFVGGDCPGFFGVLHTWGQQLGHHPHIHYIVPGGAFDKETGIWHSSRVDFYVPVSALSKIFRAKFRDEMKKTGLFDQIDPIVWNIDWNVNCQAVGSSEASLKYLAPYVFKVAISDSRIVKVENRQVTFRYKKQKSSRWRTMTLDVMEFIRRYLQHVLPTGFMKIRYYGFMGSGSSVTLKDIRAAIELSLDFFVEYQVPKKQEKASPYCPHCGGRLVYRYSIMPYELWQPG; encoded by the coding sequence ATGGGAGCTATCGCTGATATCTTTCGTGAGCACGGCCCCGAGTACCTGGAAACTTATCAGGAATCGATTCCTTCGAACCACCGGAAAGTGATCAAGGGAATCATTAACTGTCGCACCGAAGTCTGCGGTGTCAATGTTTACTCATGCAAACAGTGTAACAAGCCGACTATCGTTTTCCGTTCCTGCGGCAACCGCCACTGCCCGACCTGCCAGAATCACAAAGCCCGGCAGTGGCTGGAAAGACAACTGAACAGGGAACTGCCCGGTCACCACTTCATGGTCACCTTCACAGTTCCCAGACAACTGCGCCGTTTTATGCGCAGTCATCAAAGAATCGCTTACTCCGCCCTTTTTGCAGCCTCTTCAACGTCACTGAAAAAACTGTCCGCCGATGAGAAATTTGTCGGAGGTGACTGCCCTGGATTTTTCGGTGTTCTGCATACCTGGGGGCAACAACTGGGACATCATCCCCATATCCATTACATCGTTCCCGGTGGCGCTTTCGATAAAGAGACCGGTATTTGGCACTCGTCGCGCGTTGATTTTTATGTCCCTGTATCAGCCTTGTCAAAGATCTTTCGCGCCAAATTCCGGGATGAGATGAAGAAAACCGGCCTTTTCGATCAGATTGACCCAATCGTATGGAATATTGATTGGAATGTTAATTGCCAGGCCGTCGGTAGCAGCGAGGCAAGCCTGAAATACCTGGCGCCTTATGTTTTCAAGGTGGCCATCTCTGACAGTCGAATCGTAAAAGTAGAGAATCGTCAGGTTACCTTCCGTTACAAAAAGCAGAAAAGTTCCCGCTGGCGGACCATGACCCTTGATGTCATGGAATTTATCCGGCGCTATCTCCAACACGTTTTACCGACCGGATTCATGAAGATCCGCTATTACGGCTTTATGGGATCAGGCTCGTCAGTAACCCTGAAAGATATCAGGGCCGCCATTGAGCTGTCTTTAGACTTTTTCGTAGAATACCAAGTCCCAAAAAAGCAGGAAAAAGCATCGCCTTACTGCCCTCATTGTGGAGGGAGACTTGTGTATCGATACAGCATCATGCCATATGAACTCTGGCAACCCGGATAA
- a CDS encoding ribonucleoside triphosphate reductase: MHTKIRKRDGRYVKFNADKITNAIASAGAATGEFDDVKVPRKLTLKALNLAEKLFDDKVMGVEDIQDIVEEVLLDSPYRRAAKAYIIYRDQHARLREIADKMEVDLVDQYLKKIDWKVNENSNMGYSLQGLNNYISSEVSKVYWLNEIYPPEIRAAHTEGDFHLHDLSILSVYCVGWDLFDLLMEGFKGVSGKVESKPAKHLRSALGQIVNFFYTLQGEAAGAQAFSNFDTLLAPFIRYDNLNYKEVKQALQEFIFNINVPTRVGFQTPFTNVTLDVTVPEYYANQNVIIGGKIQKETYRDFQEEMNHFNKAFLEVMAEGDAKGRVFTFPIPTYNITKEFDWESPNLNGLWQMTAKYGVPYFSNFINSDMNPEDARSMCCRLRIDNRDLEKRGGGLFGSNPLTGSIGVVTINMPRIGYLSKTENEFVMRLEKVMILARESLEIKRKVLEKYTDGNLYPYTKYYLRSVKERFDEYWKNHFSTIGLVGMNEGCLNLLGKSIGDQEGQELTRRVLDFMRGKLVQFQKETGNNYNLEATPAEGTSFSLAKIDRKKYPDIICANENGNRGEKGSAFYTNSTQLPVNFTDDVFEALDLQDSIQTKYTGGTVFHTYAGERIDNPEAVKVLVRKICEKYRLPYVTFTPTFSVCPTHGYLSGEHETCSKCGEACEIYSRVVGYLRPVKQWNKGKQEEFKIRKTFNF, from the coding sequence ATGCATACTAAGATAAGAAAGAGGGATGGCAGGTATGTAAAGTTCAATGCCGATAAGATTACCAACGCCATAGCGAGTGCGGGGGCGGCTACTGGTGAATTCGATGATGTTAAGGTGCCAAGGAAGCTGACACTGAAAGCCCTGAACCTGGCGGAAAAGCTTTTCGACGACAAGGTAATGGGGGTGGAGGACATACAGGACATTGTAGAAGAGGTTCTTCTGGATTCTCCATACCGCAGGGCAGCAAAAGCATATATAATATATCGTGATCAGCATGCGAGACTTCGAGAAATTGCCGATAAGATGGAAGTTGATCTGGTCGATCAGTATCTGAAGAAGATCGACTGGAAGGTTAACGAGAACAGTAATATGGGTTATTCTCTGCAGGGATTGAATAACTACATTTCCTCTGAAGTCAGTAAGGTTTACTGGTTGAACGAAATTTACCCGCCGGAGATCAGGGCCGCACACACAGAGGGTGACTTTCACCTTCACGATTTAAGTATTCTCTCTGTTTACTGTGTAGGCTGGGATCTTTTTGACCTTTTGATGGAAGGATTTAAAGGGGTATCGGGCAAGGTAGAGAGTAAACCGGCTAAACACCTCCGCAGCGCACTGGGACAGATCGTAAACTTCTTCTATACTCTTCAGGGGGAGGCTGCAGGCGCCCAGGCTTTTTCAAATTTTGATACCCTTTTAGCTCCGTTCATAAGATATGACAATTTAAACTACAAAGAAGTCAAGCAGGCTCTGCAAGAGTTTATCTTTAATATAAATGTACCGACAAGGGTTGGGTTTCAGACCCCATTTACCAACGTTACACTGGATGTGACCGTTCCGGAATATTACGCCAATCAGAATGTGATCATCGGTGGTAAGATACAAAAAGAGACGTACCGGGATTTTCAGGAAGAGATGAATCATTTCAACAAGGCCTTTCTGGAAGTGATGGCGGAGGGAGATGCCAAGGGGAGAGTATTCACCTTTCCTATTCCTACCTATAATATCACTAAAGAATTTGACTGGGAAAGTCCCAATCTAAATGGTCTTTGGCAGATGACAGCCAAATATGGTGTGCCCTATTTTTCTAATTTTATAAATTCAGATATGAATCCGGAAGACGCAAGGAGTATGTGCTGCAGATTACGAATTGATAACAGAGACCTGGAAAAAAGGGGCGGCGGCCTTTTCGGGTCAAATCCGCTGACGGGGTCTATTGGAGTGGTCACTATCAATATGCCGAGGATCGGTTATCTGAGCAAAACGGAGAACGAGTTTGTGATGCGCCTGGAGAAGGTAATGATCCTCGCCAGGGAGAGTCTGGAAATAAAAAGGAAGGTTCTCGAAAAGTATACTGATGGGAATCTTTATCCTTACACGAAATATTATCTGAGGAGCGTAAAAGAGCGTTTTGATGAATACTGGAAAAATCATTTTTCGACCATCGGTCTGGTGGGGATGAATGAAGGCTGTTTGAATCTGCTCGGAAAGAGTATCGGGGATCAAGAGGGGCAGGAATTGACCCGGAGGGTTCTGGATTTCATGAGAGGCAAGTTGGTCCAGTTTCAGAAAGAGACGGGAAACAACTATAATCTTGAAGCGACTCCCGCTGAAGGAACATCTTTCAGCCTGGCAAAAATAGACAGGAAAAAATATCCTGACATAATATGTGCCAATGAGAATGGAAACAGAGGAGAAAAAGGGTCCGCATTTTATACTAATTCTACTCAGCTGCCGGTGAATTTCACCGATGATGTTTTCGAGGCGCTCGACCTGCAGGATAGCATACAGACAAAATATACAGGTGGAACTGTTTTTCACACATATGCCGGTGAACGTATTGATAATCCTGAGGCTGTTAAGGTGCTTGTGCGCAAAATCTGTGAAAAGTATCGTTTGCCCTATGTGACCTTTACTCCTACTTTCAGTGTTTGCCCGACTCACGGGTATTTGAGCGGGGAACATGAAACGTGTTCAAAGTGTGGAGAAGCATGTGAGATATATTCACGTGTGGTGGGTTATCTGCGTCCCGTGAAACAGTGGAACAAAGGGAAGCAGGAAGAGTTTAAAATAAGGAAAACGTTCAATTTTTAG
- a CDS encoding anaerobic ribonucleoside-triphosphate reductase activating protein encodes MNIGGLQKVSLIDYPEKICAVLFVQGCNFRCPFCHNPELVDPDRYHDCIPEEELFSFLEKRRGKLDAVNITGGEPTIQPDLVEFVERVKGMSYLVKIDTNGSRPEVLKKLIDRGLLDYIAMDVKAPLMRYREITGSDIKPAIIKQSIKMIMDSGIEYEFRTTVVKSLLDKNDLRKIAGTIKDARLYVLQKFVPSKSLDEKFLSETTYSDEDFEAMKEKLKNYAGHVTVR; translated from the coding sequence ATGAATATTGGTGGCCTGCAGAAAGTTTCTCTAATAGATTATCCGGAAAAAATATGCGCTGTTCTGTTTGTTCAGGGGTGTAATTTCAGGTGTCCATTCTGTCATAATCCGGAGCTCGTAGATCCCGATCGTTACCATGATTGTATTCCGGAAGAGGAACTTTTTTCCTTTTTAGAGAAGCGAAGGGGAAAACTTGATGCCGTAAACATTACAGGGGGTGAGCCGACTATACAGCCGGATCTGGTTGAATTTGTTGAGCGCGTTAAGGGGATGAGCTATCTGGTCAAGATAGACACAAACGGGTCGCGCCCTGAAGTGCTGAAAAAATTGATCGACCGGGGGCTTTTAGATTATATTGCTATGGATGTGAAAGCCCCTCTAATGAGATATCGTGAAATTACCGGATCTGATATAAAGCCTGCCATAATCAAACAAAGCATTAAAATGATTATGGATTCAGGTATAGAATATGAGTTTCGTACAACGGTTGTAAAATCTCTTCTGGACAAAAATGATCTGCGAAAAATCGCAGGAACAATAAAAGATGCCCGCCTTTATGTCCTGCAGAAATTTGTCCCCTCAAAATCCCTCGATGAAAAATTTCTAAGCGAAACGACCTACTCAGATGAAGATTTCGAAGCCATGAAGGAAAAACTCAAGAATTACGCCGGGCATGTGACTGTGCGATAA